A DNA window from Coffea arabica cultivar ET-39 chromosome 6c, Coffea Arabica ET-39 HiFi, whole genome shotgun sequence contains the following coding sequences:
- the LOC113693816 gene encoding ATP-dependent zinc metalloprotease FTSH 8, mitochondrial-like isoform X2 produces the protein MTTKLISGFGVRGMRSPSVTSTDLNACIPRVDAPTLGPVRSYLTSIRAGAGGGTKIAGTTFLSEFNSVFANPRLRRLFCSEAPKKRNYENYYPKDKKEIPKGDNKRSSEAKDESSAGDQANGQDSSSKQFQNLIMPLLFIGYVLSSILLSPREQNQISFQEFKTKLLEPGLVDRIVVSNKSVAKVYVKDSSPGANDAVQGPVHGPSSRRNVSKYKYYFTIGSVDSFEEKLEEAQEALGIDPHNYIPVTYADEMNWLQELSKFGPTLLILAALFYMGRKVQGGLGVGGPGGKGARGIFNIGKAHVTKLDKNSKNKVYFKDVAGCDEAKQEIMEFVHFLKNPKKYEELGAKIPKGALLVGPPGTGKTLLAKATAGESDVPFLSISGSDFMEMFVGVGPARVRSLFQEARQCAPSIIFIDEIDAIGRARGRGGFSGGHDERESTLNQLLVELDGFGTTSGVVVLAGTNRPDILDKALLRPGRFDRQISIDKPDIKGRDQIFRIYLNKLKLDQDASYYSQRLAALTPGFAGADIANVCNEAALIAARNESTVITMQHFEAAIDRVIGGLEKKNKVISKLERQTVAYHESGHAVAGWFLEHAEPLLKVTIVPRGTAALGFAQYVPSENLLMTKEQLFDMTCMTLGGRAAEQVLLGKISTGAQNDLEKVTKMTYAQVAVYGFSDKVGLLSFPQRDDTFEMSKPYSSKTAAIIDNEVREWVSKAYERTIQLIEEHKDHVAQIAELLLEKEVLHHGDLVRVLGERPFKSSEPTNYDRFKEGFIEDDKEVVKDSPEGKSVQDDSSPPLDPDVVPA, from the exons ATGACTACT AAGTTAATTTCTGGTTTTGGTGTCCGTGGGATGAGGTCGCCCTCGGTTACTTCGACTGATCTGAATGCGTGCATTCCACGCGTTGATGCTCCTACCCTAGGGCCTGTGAGAAGCTATTTGACATCGATCAGAGCTGGAGCTGGAGGTGGAACTAAGATCGCTGGAACCACGTTTCTGTCGGAATTTAACTCGGTTTTTGCCAACCCCAGGCTTCGGAGGCTCTTTTGCAGTGAAGCGCCCAAAAAAAGAA ACTATGAGAACTATTATCCAAAGGACAAGAAAGAAATTCCAAAAGGGGATAATAAGAGATCATCAGAAGCTAAAG ATGAATCAAGTGCCGGTGATCAAGCGAATGGCCAGGATAGTTCTTCAAAGCAATTTCAGAATTTAATTATGCCATTATTGTTTATTGGGTATGTGCTTTCATCCATACTGCTGAGTCCTCGTGAGCAGAATCAG ATTAGTTTCCAAGAGTTCAAGACCAAGCTACTTGAACCAGGTCTTGTTGATCGAATTGTTGTCTCCAACAAATCAGTTGCAAAAGTTTATGTGAAGGATTCATCTCCTGGTGCTAATGATGCTGTCCAAGGTCCTGTTCATGGTCCCAGTTCCAGAAGAAATGTGAGCAAGTACAAGTATTATTTCACCATTGGAAGCGTTGACTCCTTTGAGGAGAAACTGGAGGAAGCCCAGGAGGCACTAGGGATAGATCCTCACAATTATATCCCTGTGACCTACGCAGACGAGATGAATTGGCTTCAAGAGCTTTCGAAGTTTGGACCAACATTGTTGATTTTAGCTGCACTTTTCTACATGGGACGGAAAGTGCAGGGTGGTTTGGGTGTTGGAGGTCCTGGTGGGAAGGGGGCGCGTGGGATCTTTAACATTGGAAAGGCACATGTTACAAAATTGGATAAGAACTCCAAAAATAAG GTTTACTTTAAAGATGTAGCTGGTTGTGATGAGGCAAAGCAAGAAATCATGGAGTTTGTCCATTTCCTCAAGAACCCCAAAAAGTACGAGGAGTTAGGTGCTAAAATTCCTAAAGGTGCTCTACTTGTTGGTCCTCCTGGAACTGGGAAAACACTTCTTGCTAAAGCAACTGCTGGAGAATCTGATGTGCCATTCCTATCCATTTCTGGGTCAGATTTTATGGAAATGTTTGTTGGAGTAGGGCCAGCCAGGGTCAGGAGCTTATTTCAAGAGGCTAGACAGTGTGCACCCAGTATAATCTTTATTGATGAGATTGATGCAATTGGTCGAGCAAGGGGCCGTGGGGGTTTCTCTGGGGGCCATGATGAGCGTGAAAGTACGCTTAATCAGTTGCTTGTAGAATTGGATGGATTTGGAACCACTTCTGGTGTAGTGGTACTTGCGGGCACAAACAGGCCTGATATCTTAGACAAAGCTCTGTTAAGGCCTGGTAGATTTGATCGTCAAATTTCTATAGATAAGCCCGATATTAAGGGGCGGGACCAGATATTTAGGATCTACCTGAACAAGTTGAAACTTGATCAAGATGCCTCATACTACTCTCAAAGGCTTGCTGCTCTGACTCCTGGATTTGCTGGAGCTGACATTGCGAATGTCTGCAATGAAGCTGCTCTGATTGCCGCTAGGAATGAGAGTACAGTGATCACGATGCAACATTTCGAGGCAGCAATAGATAGGGTCATTGGGGGTCTGGAGAAGAAGAACAAG GTTATCAGCAAGTTAGAACGACAAACTGTGGCTTACCATGAATCTGGTCATGCTGTTGCTGGTTGGTTTCTGGAACATGCAGAACCGTTGCTTAAAGTAACAATTGTTCCTCGTGGTACTGCTGCTCTTGGTTTTGCTCAGTACGTTCCAAGTGAGAACCTTTTGATGACCAAAGAGCAGCTATTTGATATGACTTGCATGACACTTGGTGGTCGAGCAGCAGAACAG gTCCTGCTGGGGAAGATTTCAACTGGAGCACAAAATGATTTGGAGAAAGTTACCAAAATGACTTACGCCCAAGTGGCAGTGTATGGTTTCAGTGACAAGGTTGGTCTCCTTTCCTTTCCTCAAAGGGATGATACCTTTGAAATGAGCAAGCCCTACAGCAGCAAGACGGCAGCTATTATTGACAATGAAGTTAGAGAGTGGGTGAGCAAGGCATATGAGCGCACTATACAGCTGATAGAGGAGCACAAGGATCATGTTGCTCAGATTGCTGAATTATTACTCGAAAAGGAGGTTTTACATCATGGGGATTTGGTCCGCGTGCTGGGTGAACGTCCATTCAAGAGCAGTGAGCCCACAAACTATGATAGGTTCAAGGAAGGGTTTATAGAAGATGATAAAGAAGTAGTAAAAGATTCTCCAGAAGGTAAGTCTGTACAGGATGATAGCTCGCCACCTTTGGACCCAGATGTTGTTCCAGCGTAG
- the LOC113693816 gene encoding ATP-dependent zinc metalloprotease FTSH 10, mitochondrial-like isoform X1, with product MIFSRIGRSLLSSSRSAYSNKLISGFGVRGMRSPSVTSTDLNACIPRVDAPTLGPVRSYLTSIRAGAGGGTKIAGTTFLSEFNSVFANPRLRRLFCSEAPKKRNYENYYPKDKKEIPKGDNKRSSEAKDESSAGDQANGQDSSSKQFQNLIMPLLFIGYVLSSILLSPREQNQISFQEFKTKLLEPGLVDRIVVSNKSVAKVYVKDSSPGANDAVQGPVHGPSSRRNVSKYKYYFTIGSVDSFEEKLEEAQEALGIDPHNYIPVTYADEMNWLQELSKFGPTLLILAALFYMGRKVQGGLGVGGPGGKGARGIFNIGKAHVTKLDKNSKNKVYFKDVAGCDEAKQEIMEFVHFLKNPKKYEELGAKIPKGALLVGPPGTGKTLLAKATAGESDVPFLSISGSDFMEMFVGVGPARVRSLFQEARQCAPSIIFIDEIDAIGRARGRGGFSGGHDERESTLNQLLVELDGFGTTSGVVVLAGTNRPDILDKALLRPGRFDRQISIDKPDIKGRDQIFRIYLNKLKLDQDASYYSQRLAALTPGFAGADIANVCNEAALIAARNESTVITMQHFEAAIDRVIGGLEKKNKVISKLERQTVAYHESGHAVAGWFLEHAEPLLKVTIVPRGTAALGFAQYVPSENLLMTKEQLFDMTCMTLGGRAAEQVLLGKISTGAQNDLEKVTKMTYAQVAVYGFSDKVGLLSFPQRDDTFEMSKPYSSKTAAIIDNEVREWVSKAYERTIQLIEEHKDHVAQIAELLLEKEVLHHGDLVRVLGERPFKSSEPTNYDRFKEGFIEDDKEVVKDSPEGKSVQDDSSPPLDPDVVPA from the exons AAGTTAATTTCTGGTTTTGGTGTCCGTGGGATGAGGTCGCCCTCGGTTACTTCGACTGATCTGAATGCGTGCATTCCACGCGTTGATGCTCCTACCCTAGGGCCTGTGAGAAGCTATTTGACATCGATCAGAGCTGGAGCTGGAGGTGGAACTAAGATCGCTGGAACCACGTTTCTGTCGGAATTTAACTCGGTTTTTGCCAACCCCAGGCTTCGGAGGCTCTTTTGCAGTGAAGCGCCCAAAAAAAGAA ACTATGAGAACTATTATCCAAAGGACAAGAAAGAAATTCCAAAAGGGGATAATAAGAGATCATCAGAAGCTAAAG ATGAATCAAGTGCCGGTGATCAAGCGAATGGCCAGGATAGTTCTTCAAAGCAATTTCAGAATTTAATTATGCCATTATTGTTTATTGGGTATGTGCTTTCATCCATACTGCTGAGTCCTCGTGAGCAGAATCAG ATTAGTTTCCAAGAGTTCAAGACCAAGCTACTTGAACCAGGTCTTGTTGATCGAATTGTTGTCTCCAACAAATCAGTTGCAAAAGTTTATGTGAAGGATTCATCTCCTGGTGCTAATGATGCTGTCCAAGGTCCTGTTCATGGTCCCAGTTCCAGAAGAAATGTGAGCAAGTACAAGTATTATTTCACCATTGGAAGCGTTGACTCCTTTGAGGAGAAACTGGAGGAAGCCCAGGAGGCACTAGGGATAGATCCTCACAATTATATCCCTGTGACCTACGCAGACGAGATGAATTGGCTTCAAGAGCTTTCGAAGTTTGGACCAACATTGTTGATTTTAGCTGCACTTTTCTACATGGGACGGAAAGTGCAGGGTGGTTTGGGTGTTGGAGGTCCTGGTGGGAAGGGGGCGCGTGGGATCTTTAACATTGGAAAGGCACATGTTACAAAATTGGATAAGAACTCCAAAAATAAG GTTTACTTTAAAGATGTAGCTGGTTGTGATGAGGCAAAGCAAGAAATCATGGAGTTTGTCCATTTCCTCAAGAACCCCAAAAAGTACGAGGAGTTAGGTGCTAAAATTCCTAAAGGTGCTCTACTTGTTGGTCCTCCTGGAACTGGGAAAACACTTCTTGCTAAAGCAACTGCTGGAGAATCTGATGTGCCATTCCTATCCATTTCTGGGTCAGATTTTATGGAAATGTTTGTTGGAGTAGGGCCAGCCAGGGTCAGGAGCTTATTTCAAGAGGCTAGACAGTGTGCACCCAGTATAATCTTTATTGATGAGATTGATGCAATTGGTCGAGCAAGGGGCCGTGGGGGTTTCTCTGGGGGCCATGATGAGCGTGAAAGTACGCTTAATCAGTTGCTTGTAGAATTGGATGGATTTGGAACCACTTCTGGTGTAGTGGTACTTGCGGGCACAAACAGGCCTGATATCTTAGACAAAGCTCTGTTAAGGCCTGGTAGATTTGATCGTCAAATTTCTATAGATAAGCCCGATATTAAGGGGCGGGACCAGATATTTAGGATCTACCTGAACAAGTTGAAACTTGATCAAGATGCCTCATACTACTCTCAAAGGCTTGCTGCTCTGACTCCTGGATTTGCTGGAGCTGACATTGCGAATGTCTGCAATGAAGCTGCTCTGATTGCCGCTAGGAATGAGAGTACAGTGATCACGATGCAACATTTCGAGGCAGCAATAGATAGGGTCATTGGGGGTCTGGAGAAGAAGAACAAG GTTATCAGCAAGTTAGAACGACAAACTGTGGCTTACCATGAATCTGGTCATGCTGTTGCTGGTTGGTTTCTGGAACATGCAGAACCGTTGCTTAAAGTAACAATTGTTCCTCGTGGTACTGCTGCTCTTGGTTTTGCTCAGTACGTTCCAAGTGAGAACCTTTTGATGACCAAAGAGCAGCTATTTGATATGACTTGCATGACACTTGGTGGTCGAGCAGCAGAACAG gTCCTGCTGGGGAAGATTTCAACTGGAGCACAAAATGATTTGGAGAAAGTTACCAAAATGACTTACGCCCAAGTGGCAGTGTATGGTTTCAGTGACAAGGTTGGTCTCCTTTCCTTTCCTCAAAGGGATGATACCTTTGAAATGAGCAAGCCCTACAGCAGCAAGACGGCAGCTATTATTGACAATGAAGTTAGAGAGTGGGTGAGCAAGGCATATGAGCGCACTATACAGCTGATAGAGGAGCACAAGGATCATGTTGCTCAGATTGCTGAATTATTACTCGAAAAGGAGGTTTTACATCATGGGGATTTGGTCCGCGTGCTGGGTGAACGTCCATTCAAGAGCAGTGAGCCCACAAACTATGATAGGTTCAAGGAAGGGTTTATAGAAGATGATAAAGAAGTAGTAAAAGATTCTCCAGAAGGTAAGTCTGTACAGGATGATAGCTCGCCACCTTTGGACCCAGATGTTGTTCCAGCGTAG
- the LOC113691811 gene encoding suppressor of disruption of TFIIS-like, protein MEFEGRYGQVQRQKYDCLLFDLDDTLYPLSSGLAAGCLKNIQDYMVEKLGIHKTKIPDLCNLLYKNYGTTMAGLRAIGYDFDYDDYHSFVHGRLPYDNLKPDPVLKSLLLGLPFRKLIFTNADEAHATKVLSRLGLEGCFEGIICFETLNPTHKTAVSDDEDDIEFVGSATPSSPGSRSSDIFDIIAHFAQPNPSAALPKTPIVCKPSEAAIERALELANINPHRTLFFEDSVRNIQAGKRVGLHTVLVGTSQRVRGADCVLESIHNIREAIPELWEADKMAEVNYSGVAVETSVTA, encoded by the exons ATGGAATTCGAGGGGCGTTACGGGCAGGTTCAGAGGCAAAAGTATGACTGCCTTTTATTTG ACCTGGATGATACTCTTTATCCCTTAAGTTCGGGTCTGGCAGCTGGATGCCTCAAAAACATTCAAG ATTATATGGTTGAAAAGCTTGGGATACACAAGACCAAAATCCCTGATTTGTGTAACCTTCTCTACAAAAATTACGGGACCACCATGGCGGGCCTTAGG GCGATCGGTTATGATTTTGACTATGATGATTATCATAG CTTTGTCCATGGGAGATTGCCTTACGACAATTTAAAGCCCGATCCCGTTTTGAAGAGTCTTTTGTTAGGCTTGCCTTTCCGCAAACTG ATCTTCACAAATGCTGATGAGGCCCACGCCACCAAAGTTCTAAGCAGATTGGGGTTGGAAGGTTGTTTCGAAGGCATTATATGCTTTGAGACCCTCAATCCCACTCATAAGACCGCAGTTTCTGATGACGAGGATGACATTGAATTTGTGGGCTCAGCAACACCTTCCTCCCCTGGCTCCCGTAGCTCCGACATATTTGATATAATCGCCCATTTTGCTCAACCTAATCCTAGCGCAGCATTGCCGAAGACCCCAATAGTTTGTAAGCCATCAGAAGCTGCCATTGAACGGGCTCTCGAGTTGGCCAACATCAATCCACACAGAACG CTGTTCTTTGAGGATAGCGTAAGAAATATTCAAGCCGGGAAACGTGTAGGTCTGCATACTGTACTG GTGGGCACCTCTCAAAGAGTTAGGGGTGCAGATTGTGTCTTAGAAAGCATCCATAACATTAGGGAAGCAATACCAGAGCTCTGGGAAGCCGACAAGATGGCTGAAGTCAATTACTCTGGAGTTGCGGTAGAAACCTCTGTGACAGCATAG
- the LOC113691812 gene encoding uncharacterized protein At5g02240, protein MATMLTRVPITAPFQCHNKLSLVKTLDKNRVLEEFCAISPVGTRGSFGRRLRIAAMADFNKSTVLVTGAGGRTGQIVYKKLKERSDQYIARGLVRTQESKEKIGGADDVYVGDIRNFDAIVPPIQGIDALIILTSAVPKMKPGFDPTKGGRPEFYFEDGAYPEQVDWIGQKNQIDAAKAAGVKHIVLVGSMGGTNPNHPLNSLGNGNILIWKRTAEQYLADSGIPYTIIRAGGLQDKEGGVRELLIGKDDELLQLETRTLPRADVAEVSIQAVQFEEAKNKAFDLASKPEGTAAPTKDFKALFSQVTTRF, encoded by the exons ATGGCAACCATGTTGACACGTGTCCCCATCACTGCCCCATTCCAGTGCCATAATAAATTGAGTCTGGTGAAGACACTCGACAAAAACAGAGTGCTTGAAGAATTCTGTGCTATCTCACCAGTTGGGACGCGGGGAAGTTTCGGGAGGCGCCTTCGGATAGCTGCAATGGCCGATTTTAACAAAAGCACTGTTCTTGTCACCGGGGCTGGTGGTAGAACCG GACAAATTGTTTATAAGAAATTGAAGGAGAGGTCAGACCAGTATATCGCCAGAGGTTTAGTTAGGACTCAGGAGAGCAAGGAGAAAATTGGGGGAGCGGATGATGTTTATGTTGGGGATATTAGGAATTTTGACGCCATTGTACCTCCTATACAGGGTATCGATGCACTTATTATTTTGACGAGTGCTGTGCCCAAAATGAAACCAGGTTTTGATCCAACCAAAGGTGGAAGACCCGAATTCTATTTTGAAGATGGAGCTTATCCTGAACAG GTTGACTGGATCGGACAAAAGAATCAAATTGATGCAG CTAAAGCTGCCGGAGTGAAGCACATTGTACTCGTTGGGTCAATGGGAGGAACAAATCCTAATCACCCACTGAACAGCTTAGGGAATGGGAACATACTG ATATGGAAGAGAACGGCTGAACAATACCTGGCAGATTCGGGGATCCCATACACCATTATAAG AGCTGGTGGCTTGCAAGACAAAGAAGGTGGTGTGAGGGAGCTACTTATTGGCAAGGATGATGAGCTACTTCAGTTGGAAACAAGAACCCTTCCCAGGGCTGACGTTGCTGAAGTCAGCATTCAG GCTGTACAGTTTGAGGAGGCGAAAAATAAGGCATTTGATCTGGCCTCAAAGCCCGAGGGGACTGCCGCACCTACAAAGGATTTCAAGGCTTTATTCTCCCAAGTCACTACTCGCTTTTGA
- the LOC113691813 gene encoding uncharacterized protein isoform X1, whose amino-acid sequence MATILIQNSNFHHHVHKQHLCPSRCGRNPTTVSLNFSSNLIHHSNLRASVPANKPRQRRGARIVNSSEKEKESIQSSSEDEEAYDLGVKAALSVLRFYKSEISPLLPKSCRFVPTCSEYSMIAYKKYGFAKGTALTAWRLCRCNPLGGSGFDPPRWFDETRPTRH is encoded by the exons ATGGCGACAATCTTGATTCAGAACTCCAACTTCCACCACCATGTCCACAAGCAGCACCTGTGCCCTAGTAGATGTGGAAGAAACCCTACCACCGTATCTCTCAATTTCTCGTCTAACCTGATTCATCACTCTAATCTCCGGGCAAGCGTTCCTGCAAATAAACCA AGACAACGGCGGGGTGCTAGGATTGTTAATTCTTCGGAGAAAGAGAAGGAATCCATCCAGAGCAGCTCAGAAG ATGAAGAGGCGTATGATTTGGGGGTCAAAGCTGCATTGTCCGTGCTCAGATTCTACAAAA GTGAAATCTCGCCGTTGTTGCCAAAGAGTTGCCGTTTCGTTCCAACATGCAGCGAGTATTCCATGATTGCTTACAAGAAATATGGGTTTGCTAAGGGAACCGCTTTGACTGCTTGGCGTCTATGCCGCTGCAATCCTCTCG GAGGCTCTGGCTTTGATCCCCCGAGATGGTTTGATGAGACGAGACCAACACGGCATTGA
- the LOC113691813 gene encoding uncharacterized protein isoform X2, translating to MATILIQNSNFHHHVHKQHLCPSRCGRNPTTVSLNFSSNLIHHSNLRASVPANKPRQRRGARIVNSSEKEKESIQSSSEDEEAYDLGVKAALSVLRFYKSEISPLLPKSCRFVPTCSEYSMIAYKKYGFAKGTALTAWRLCRCNPLGSGFDPPRWFDETRPTRH from the exons ATGGCGACAATCTTGATTCAGAACTCCAACTTCCACCACCATGTCCACAAGCAGCACCTGTGCCCTAGTAGATGTGGAAGAAACCCTACCACCGTATCTCTCAATTTCTCGTCTAACCTGATTCATCACTCTAATCTCCGGGCAAGCGTTCCTGCAAATAAACCA AGACAACGGCGGGGTGCTAGGATTGTTAATTCTTCGGAGAAAGAGAAGGAATCCATCCAGAGCAGCTCAGAAG ATGAAGAGGCGTATGATTTGGGGGTCAAAGCTGCATTGTCCGTGCTCAGATTCTACAAAA GTGAAATCTCGCCGTTGTTGCCAAAGAGTTGCCGTTTCGTTCCAACATGCAGCGAGTATTCCATGATTGCTTACAAGAAATATGGGTTTGCTAAGGGAACCGCTTTGACTGCTTGGCGTCTATGCCGCTGCAATCCTCTCG GCTCTGGCTTTGATCCCCCGAGATGGTTTGATGAGACGAGACCAACACGGCATTGA
- the LOC113691809 gene encoding oxysterol-binding protein-related protein 3A-like: MAQKQTSGGDGGGGFFTSIAWGLYNFGSVVSKSVNGLLGYEGLEVINPEGGSGDAESEAQKGRWKEEDRDNYWKMMQKYIGSDVTSMVTLPVLIFEPMTMLQRMAELMEYSYLLDLADQCNDPHMRLVYVASWFISLYYAYQRAWKPFNPILGETYEMINHGGITFIAEQVSHHPPMSAAHAENDHFVYDITSKVKTKFLGNSVEVYPLGRTRLTLKRDGVVLDLVPPLTKINNLIFGRTWIDSPGEMVLTNLTTGDKVVLYFQPCGWFGAGRYEVDGYVYNGEEEPKILMTGKWNEFMSFQPCDLEGEPLPGTKLEEVWRVAGAPENDKFQYTHFGHKVNSFETAPSKLLESDSRLRPDRQALEKGDLSKAAAEKSSLEERQRAEKKMREAKGDEHKPRWFDLSTEISATPWGDLEVYNYNGKYAQHRAAIDGSDNVGGVDIGSTAFNPWQYQDLAAASE, encoded by the exons GTTGCTTGGATATGAAGGGCTGGAAGTTATAAATCCCGAAGGGGGCAGTGGAGATGCCGAGTCGGAAGCTCAGAAAGGAAGATGGAAGGAGGAG GATCGCGACAATTATTGGAAGATGATGCAAAAGTATATTGGGTCCGATGTCACGTCAATGGTGACACTACCGGTTCTTATCTTTGAGCCTATGACAATGCTTCAGAGGATGGCCGAG TTAATGGAATATTCCTACCTATTAGACTTGGCGGATCAATGTAATGACCCACATATGAGACTGGTTTACGTTG CTTCCTGGTTTATATCCTTGTATTATGCTTACCAGCGCGCTTGGAAACCTTTCAATCCAATTCTTGGTGAAACTTATGAAATGATCAACCATGGTGGGATTACATTTATAGCAGAGCAG GTAAGCCATCACCCTCCCATGAGTGCAGCTCATGCCGAAAATGACCATTTTGTTTATGATATAACTTCAAAGGTGAAGACCAAATTCTTGGGCAACTCAGTTGAAGTTTATCCCCTTGGAAG GACGCGGCTGACACTTAAAAGAGATGGTGTCGTCCTTGACTTGGTTCCACCACTGACAAAAATTAACAATCTTATATTTGGTCGAACCTGGATTGATTCACCTGGGGAGATGGTCTTGACAAACTTGACCACTGGGGACAAAGTTGTGCTGTATTTTCAACCTTGTGGTTGGTTCGG GGCTGGTCGCTATGAAGTTGACGGATATGTATACAATGGTGAAGAAGAGCCCAAAATTCTAATGACAGGAAAATGGAATGAGTTCATGAGCTTTCAACCATGCGATTTGGAAGGAGAACCGCTTCCTGGCACAAAGCTGGAGGAG GTATGGAGGGTTGCCGGTGCACCTGAAAATGACAAATTTCAGTATACGCATTTCGGGCACAAGGTAAACAGCTTTGAAACTGCACCCAGCAAGCTGTTGGAGTCTGATTCTCGCTTACGTCCTGATCGGCAAGCACTTGAGAAGGGTGACCTGTCCAAGGCAGCGGCAGAAAAGAGcag CTTGGAAGAGAGGCAAAGAGCCGAAAAGAAAATGCGTGAAGCCAAGGGTGATGAACATAAACCAAGATGGTTCGACTTATCAACCGAAATATCAGCAACGCCCTGGGGTGACTTGGAAGTCTACAACTACAATGGCAAGTATGCTCAACATCGTGCTGCTATTGATGGTTCCGACAATGTCGGCGGGGTGGATATCGGATCCACGGCGTTCAATCCATGGCAATACCAGGATCTCGCCGCAGCTTCCGAGTAG